A stretch of DNA from Deinococcus aerolatus:
TACTACGAGTTGCAGTTCACGCATACGGCCAGTCGCGCCTATGTCCCGGTGGCGGCGCCGCACAGCGCGGGCATGCGCCCCGCCCTGACCGAGCGCGATCTGCCGGAACTGCTGAGCCAGTTGCAAAACAGCAGCCTGACCCTGCCACACCAGTGGGCTGCCCGTCAGCGCCTGGTGGCCGAGATTCTCGCCGGCGGCCAGCCGCTGGAACTCGCGGTCCTGACCTGTGAGTTGCGCCGCTGGAACACTGAGCGGGGGCTTCCCGACCTAGACCGCCAAGCGTTCCGGCGGGCCATCAGACT
This window harbors:
- a CDS encoding CarD family transcriptional regulator — encoded protein: MVYVTGDRVVLPPYGLGVISGTCQRPVGTVTHDYYELQFTHTASRAYVPVAAPHSAGMRPALTERDLPELLSQLQNSSLTLPHQWAARQRLVAEILAGGQPLELAVLTCELRRWNTERGLPDLDRQAFRRAIRLLEQEVSGLEDHNARKVQQLLDLAWHENPHH